Proteins from one Triticum aestivum cultivar Chinese Spring chromosome 7A, IWGSC CS RefSeq v2.1, whole genome shotgun sequence genomic window:
- the LOC123154401 gene encoding bisdemethoxycurcumin synthase, giving the protein MANAREIRRLQRADGPAAVLAIGTANPQHRLSQDEYPEYYFRVTNSEHLAEQQKPILNMICRLTGNEWRFVHNTDKMMSAHPEFIDRATPSLEQRLAIVAVVAPELLAAAATKAIASWGRPATDITHLVVVTNSGAGSPSADVPLATLLGLRHNVCRTVLQLNGCFAGCAALRLAKDLAENNRGARVLVACVELMSVAGFRGPTEGEDWVNNLIRNTVFGDGAGAVIVGADAVEPVERPLFEMVSASQTVVPDTLQVVTAELKTCGLDGNVSTKLPNLVADNIKQCLLDVFSPLGIEVKWNDLFWAVHPGAMAILDKIERVLLLEPGKLMASRTVAREYGNMLSATIIFVLDEQRRRMEEEGEWAEWGAMVGFGPGFTMETMVLQATSNLKKIN; this is encoded by the exons ATGGCCAACGCTCGCGAGATCCGGCGCTTGCAACGTGCTGATGGACCCGCCGCCGTGCTGGCCATCGGCACGGCGAACCCGCAGCACCGCTTGTCCCAGGACGAGTACCCCGAGTACTACTTCCGTGTCACCAACAGCGAGCACCTCGCGGAGCAGCAGAAACCCATACTCAACATGATAT GCAGGCTAACGGGCAACGAGTGGCGTTTCGTTCACAACACGGACAAGATGATGAGCGCCCATCCCGAGTTCATCGACCGCGCAACGCCATCCCTCGAGCAACGCCTCGCCATCGTTGCCGTCGTTGCTCCGGAGCTCCTTGCGGCAGCCGCGACCAAGGCCATCGCCAGCTGGGGGCGCCCGGCCACCGACATCACCCACCTCGTCGTCGTTACCAACTCTGGAGCCGGAAGCCCGAGCGCGGACGTCCCCTTGGCCACCCTTCTGGGCCTCCGCCACAACGTCTGCCGCACGGTTCTCCAGCTCAACGGCTGCTTCGCCGGTTGCGCTGCCTTGCGCCTGGCAAAGGACCTTGCCGAGAACAACCGCGGCGCGCGCGTCCTCGTCGCCTGCGTCGAGCTCATGAGCGTCGCCGGCTTCCGTGGCCCCACCGAAGGGGAGGACTGGGTGAACAACCTCATCAGGAACACGGTGTTCGGTGACGGGGCGGGCGCGGTGATCGTCGGTGCCGATGCCGTGGAGCCTGTCGAGCGCCCGCTCTTCGAGATGGTGTCTGCGTCGCAGACCGTGGTACCGGACACCTTGCAAGTGGTGACGGCGGAGCTCAAGACATGCGGCCTTGATGGGAATGTTTCCACCAAACTGCCAAACCTGGTGGCCGACAACATTAAACAGTGTCTACTTGATGTCTTCAGTCCGCTTGGCATCGAGGTCAAATGGAATGACCTCTTCTGGGCGGTGCACCCGGGTGCCATGGCGATCTTGGACAAGATTGAGAGGGTTCTCCTGCTGGAGCCCGGGAAGCTGATGGCCAGCCGGACCGTTGCGCGAGAATATGGGAACATGCTTAGCGCCACCATCATCTTCGTGCTCGACGAGCAACGCCGccgaatggaggaggaaggagagtgGGCTGAGTGGGGGGCCATGGTGGGGTTTGGACCGGGTTTTACCATGGAGACCATGGTGCTTCAGGCTACCAGCAACCTCAAGAAAATTAATTAG